The proteins below come from a single Mesobacillus jeotgali genomic window:
- the clpP gene encoding ATP-dependent Clp endopeptidase proteolytic subunit ClpP gives MNLIPTVIEQTNRGERAYDIYSRLLKDRIIMLGSGIDDNVANSIVAQLLFLEAENPEKDISIYINSPGGSITAGMAIYDTMQFIRPDVQTICIGMAASMGAFLLAAGTKGKRYALPNAEVMIHQPLGGAQGQATEIEIAAKRILFLREKLNTILSERTGQPLEVIAKDTDRDNFMTAERAKEYGLVDQIITRNVLEEKKDK, from the coding sequence ATGAACTTGATTCCTACAGTTATTGAACAAACGAATCGGGGCGAAAGGGCATATGACATTTATTCCCGCCTTTTAAAGGATCGCATCATTATGCTTGGAAGCGGGATTGACGACAATGTTGCCAATTCAATCGTTGCCCAGCTGCTTTTCCTGGAAGCTGAAAATCCGGAAAAGGACATCTCCATCTACATCAATAGCCCGGGCGGCAGCATCACTGCCGGCATGGCAATCTACGATACTATGCAGTTCATTAGGCCAGATGTGCAAACAATCTGTATCGGTATGGCTGCTTCAATGGGTGCGTTCCTTCTTGCTGCTGGTACAAAAGGCAAGCGTTATGCCCTTCCAAACGCTGAAGTCATGATTCACCAGCCACTGGGCGGTGCTCAGGGACAGGCGACAGAAATCGAAATCGCTGCTAAGCGCATTCTTTTCCTCCGTGAAAAGTTGAATACCATCCTTTCTGAGCGCACTGGCCAGCCGCTTGAAGTCATCGCGAAAGATACTGACCGTGACAACTTCATGACTGCTGAGCGCGCGAAGGAATATGGTCTTGTTGACCAGATCATCACTCGCAACGTTCTTGAAGAAAAGAAGGATAAATAA
- a CDS encoding HPr family phosphocarrier protein, producing the protein MVEKQVEVKLKTGLQARPAALFVQEANRFSSDIFLEKDGKKVNAKSIMGLMSLAVSAGASVNLIAEGNDEEEAVEKLAEYIQKEN; encoded by the coding sequence ATGGTGGAAAAACAGGTGGAAGTAAAATTGAAAACTGGTTTACAGGCTCGCCCTGCAGCATTATTCGTGCAGGAAGCCAACAGATTCTCATCTGATATTTTTCTTGAGAAGGATGGGAAAAAGGTAAATGCGAAGAGTATCATGGGATTGATGAGTCTTGCTGTCAGCGCAGGCGCATCCGTTAACCTGATCGCCGAAGGCAATGATGAAGAGGAAGCAGTGGAAAAGCTGGCTGAATATATCCAGAAAGAAAACTAA
- the whiA gene encoding DNA-binding protein WhiA: MSFASETKKELTNIDVKGCCADAELSALIRMNGSLSFSNRKLIVDIQTENAAIARRIYTLIKKSYQVQVELLVRKKMRLKKNNVYIVRLKESAREILEDLKIIGEGFEIIHDISPELVKKKCCKRSYLRGAFLAGGSVNNPETSSYHLEIASMYQEHNDSLCELMNTFGLNSKTLERKKGFITYLKEAEKITEFLNIVGAHNALLRFEDIRIVRDMRNSVNRLVNCETANLNKTIGAALRQVENIRYIRETVGLQILPDKLREIAQLRVDYQDVTLKELGEMVSGGTISKSGINHRLRKIDEIADKLRAGQIINK, from the coding sequence GTGTCGTTCGCTTCGGAAACAAAAAAGGAACTTACGAATATTGACGTAAAGGGCTGCTGCGCAGACGCGGAACTGTCCGCTTTAATCCGGATGAATGGTTCCCTTTCCTTCTCAAATCGCAAACTCATCGTAGACATACAGACGGAAAATGCCGCGATTGCCAGGCGCATCTATACCTTGATCAAGAAAAGTTATCAGGTTCAGGTAGAGCTTCTGGTGCGAAAAAAGATGCGGCTGAAAAAGAATAATGTTTATATTGTCCGCCTTAAGGAATCAGCCAGGGAAATTCTGGAGGATTTAAAGATTATAGGAGAAGGATTTGAAATAATCCATGACATTTCGCCTGAACTAGTGAAAAAGAAATGTTGTAAGCGTTCTTATTTAAGAGGCGCTTTCCTTGCCGGAGGCTCTGTAAACAATCCAGAGACATCTTCCTATCATTTGGAAATTGCCTCAATGTACCAGGAACATAATGATTCATTATGTGAGCTGATGAATACATTCGGGCTGAACAGCAAAACGCTAGAGCGGAAAAAGGGCTTCATCACTTATTTAAAGGAAGCGGAAAAAATCACTGAGTTCCTTAACATCGTTGGCGCCCATAATGCGCTGCTGCGATTCGAGGATATCCGGATTGTCCGCGACATGAGAAACTCGGTTAATCGTCTCGTGAATTGTGAAACAGCTAACTTGAATAAAACAATTGGTGCTGCACTAAGACAGGTAGAGAATATCCGTTACATACGGGAGACCGTCGGACTGCAAATTTTACCGGATAAACTGAGGGAAATCGCTCAGCTCCGAGTCGACTACCAGGATGTCACCCTTAAAGAGCTGGGCGAGATGGTAAGTGGGGGAACAATCAGCAAATCAGGAATCAATCACCGGCTGAGAAAGATCGATGAAATAGCGGATAAACTGCGTGCCGGGCAAATTATAAATAAATAG
- a CDS encoding gluconeogenesis factor YvcK family protein, with translation MMNDGLPRIVIIGGGTGLPILLRGLKKHPVDITAIVTVADDGGSSGRLREDMHIPPPGDIRNVLAALSDVEPLIEEMFQHRFNTANELAGHSLGNLILAAMTSITGNFVHAIQEMSKVLNVRGKVLPAANRSVMLNAVMEDDSIVRGESKIPYSGKRIKRVFLNPEGVKPLPETLQAIREADLIVIGPGSLYTSILPNLLVKRLGKEVCKAKARKVYICNLMTQAGETHDFAASDHIKAIYDHMDCAFIDTILVNSETIPPDVELRYKEELAQPVHFDLDRLMSLGIEVVQDEIAELDGNVIRHDTKKVSEILYSMIIDETKKRYNA, from the coding sequence ATGATGAATGATGGATTGCCAAGAATCGTCATCATCGGTGGTGGAACCGGACTCCCAATCCTGCTGAGGGGTTTGAAAAAGCACCCCGTCGATATTACTGCGATTGTCACGGTTGCTGATGATGGCGGCAGTTCCGGCCGATTGCGGGAGGATATGCATATTCCTCCGCCCGGTGATATCAGGAATGTCCTTGCAGCGCTTTCAGATGTGGAACCATTGATTGAAGAGATGTTCCAGCACCGCTTCAATACAGCTAATGAATTGGCCGGTCATTCACTCGGCAACTTGATCCTGGCGGCGATGACGTCGATCACCGGCAATTTTGTCCACGCAATCCAGGAAATGAGCAAGGTTCTGAATGTACGCGGGAAAGTGCTGCCGGCAGCAAACAGGAGTGTCATGCTCAATGCGGTGATGGAGGATGACAGCATTGTCAGAGGAGAGTCCAAGATTCCTTACTCTGGAAAAAGGATCAAAAGGGTCTTTTTGAATCCGGAAGGCGTAAAGCCTTTGCCTGAAACGCTCCAGGCAATCAGGGAAGCTGACTTAATTGTAATCGGACCTGGGAGTTTGTATACAAGCATCCTGCCGAATCTGCTCGTAAAGAGACTTGGCAAGGAAGTGTGCAAAGCGAAGGCGCGCAAGGTATATATTTGCAACCTGATGACCCAGGCAGGAGAGACTCATGACTTTGCTGCCAGTGACCATATAAAGGCCATCTATGATCACATGGACTGTGCGTTTATTGATACAATCCTTGTGAACAGTGAGACAATCCCGCCGGATGTTGAGCTCCGCTATAAGGAAGAGCTTGCCCAGCCTGTCCATTTTGACCTTGACCGGCTAATGTCTCTGGGAATTGAAGTCGTACAGGATGAAATCGCAGAGCTCGACGGCAATGTCATCAGGCATGACACAAAAAAAGTTTCAGAAATTTTATATTCTATGATAATAGATGAAACCAAAAAGAGATATAACGCGTAA
- the rapZ gene encoding RNase adapter RapZ, producing MSTGSSTDTQLVIITGMSGAGKTVAIQSFEDLGFFCVDNLPPTLLPKFLELMKESGTKMNKVALVMDLRGREFFDSLFKALDELAETSWVTPQVLFLDADDSTLVRRYKETRRSHPLAPSGLPLEGIQLERELLEELKGRAQLIYKTTGMKPKDLREKILEEFSVNKKTIFTVNVMSFGFKHGIPIDADLVFDVRFLPNPHYIEHMRPKTGLDEDVSTYVLKWNETSKFLEKVTDLLGFMLPHYKREGKAQLIIAIGCTGGQHRSVALAEHIAKFFEKDYHTRVTHRDIDKRQGLLK from the coding sequence ATGAGTACCGGTTCAAGCACTGATACCCAGCTCGTGATTATAACAGGTATGTCTGGCGCAGGTAAGACTGTTGCCATTCAGAGCTTCGAAGACTTAGGCTTTTTCTGCGTTGATAACCTGCCGCCGACATTGCTGCCGAAATTCCTGGAATTAATGAAGGAATCTGGCACAAAAATGAATAAAGTGGCACTCGTCATGGATTTACGGGGACGCGAATTCTTCGACTCTCTATTTAAAGCGCTGGATGAACTGGCTGAAACTTCATGGGTGACACCGCAGGTATTGTTCCTTGACGCGGATGATTCCACTCTTGTGCGCCGCTATAAGGAAACCAGACGTTCGCACCCGCTTGCTCCGTCAGGACTGCCGCTCGAAGGCATCCAGCTTGAACGTGAGCTTTTGGAGGAGTTGAAGGGCAGAGCGCAGCTTATTTATAAAACAACGGGCATGAAGCCGAAGGACCTCCGCGAAAAAATCCTTGAGGAGTTCTCGGTCAACAAGAAGACAATTTTCACGGTGAATGTCATGTCCTTTGGATTCAAGCATGGAATACCGATTGATGCAGACCTTGTTTTTGACGTCCGCTTTTTGCCGAATCCGCATTATATCGAGCATATGCGACCGAAAACTGGTCTTGATGAAGACGTGTCGACATATGTTTTAAAATGGAATGAGACTTCCAAGTTCCTGGAAAAAGTGACGGATTTGCTTGGTTTTATGCTCCCACACTATAAGCGAGAAGGAAAGGCGCAGCTCATCATCGCCATCGGCTGCACAGGCGGCCAGCATCGTTCCGTTGCACTGGCAGAACATATCGCCAAGTTTTTTGAAAAGGACTATCATACTCGTGTAACTCATCGTGATATCGATAAAAGGCAGGGACTTTTAAAATGA
- a CDS encoding NUDIX hydrolase, with translation MQRVTNCVLVKDEKILLLQKPRRNWWVAPGGKMEPGETVKDSCVREFREETGIYLRNPQIKGIFTFVIKEDDQVVSEWMMFTFYATEADGINLDESEEGTISWHELDGIKDLPMAAGDYHILEYMVHGQGIIYGTFTYTPEFELINYRLDPN, from the coding sequence ATGCAGCGAGTGACGAATTGTGTTTTAGTAAAAGATGAAAAAATTTTACTGCTGCAAAAGCCGCGCCGAAATTGGTGGGTGGCTCCAGGCGGAAAAATGGAACCAGGAGAAACCGTGAAGGATTCATGTGTCCGGGAATTCCGTGAAGAGACAGGGATTTATCTTCGCAATCCGCAAATCAAAGGGATTTTTACATTTGTCATCAAGGAAGATGATCAAGTCGTCTCGGAATGGATGATGTTCACGTTTTACGCGACTGAGGCAGATGGCATCAATCTCGATGAATCCGAGGAAGGAACGATTTCCTGGCATGAGCTTGACGGCATCAAAGACCTGCCAATGGCTGCGGGAGATTATCATATCCTGGAATACATGGTCCATGGACAAGGAATTATCTATGGCACTTTTACTTATACACCGGAATTTGAGCTGATCAACTACAGGCTCGATCCAAATTGA